The Sphingopyxis fribergensis genome contains a region encoding:
- a CDS encoding lipopolysaccharide biosynthesis protein, giving the protein MPPETSIGPDTPIAPDFGQQVRRAVIWRSGSQIAGQIIAWGSTFLVIRILTPEDYGLFALTQVMLMLFTLLNGYGLASAAIQRDKVSRHELRQIFGLMLLLNGALALAQTLCAPLAAAYYRQPMVADLLRVQSLIYLTIPFSALAYAQLARSMEFQRQAQVNLVSALIGASVALGGALAGWGVWALVWAPIAMFAARALGLTIAARSWMWPSFDFRGAGSIARYGGLMAVGQLFGFVQSQADILVAGRWFDAHLVGIYTTALLLTQIFNNKVVPPLNEVAFAAYARMQNDRLALTAGFTRSTRAIMVAAMPFFFGLAAVAEPLVLTLLGEKWREIVPLLLPLALAMPFWTLFTLLRPATDALGRPGIASGNAAAGALLMPVVFLAGAQWGIIGIAWAWMVAYPLLLGFAAVRSLPIIGIGSIALLRAVAPPVLAAAVMAAAVMLVDRMLPAMPQALRLGVLVATGGPIYCLWLFLFARETVRDLIALVRGRRMPTDAEVAV; this is encoded by the coding sequence ATGCCCCCCGAAACCTCCATTGGTCCAGACACGCCTATTGCGCCCGATTTCGGCCAGCAGGTCCGCCGTGCGGTTATCTGGCGCTCCGGGTCGCAGATCGCCGGGCAAATCATCGCCTGGGGCTCGACCTTCCTCGTCATCCGTATCCTCACGCCCGAGGATTATGGCTTGTTTGCGCTGACCCAGGTGATGCTGATGCTCTTCACCTTGCTCAACGGCTATGGCCTCGCGAGCGCCGCGATACAGCGCGACAAGGTTAGTCGGCATGAGCTGAGGCAGATATTCGGGCTGATGCTGCTGCTCAACGGCGCGCTCGCGCTCGCGCAAACCCTCTGCGCCCCGCTCGCAGCGGCCTATTATCGTCAGCCGATGGTCGCCGACCTGCTCCGCGTCCAATCGCTGATCTACCTCACCATTCCCTTCTCGGCGCTTGCCTATGCCCAATTGGCGCGGTCGATGGAGTTCCAGCGTCAGGCGCAGGTCAATCTGGTCTCGGCGCTGATCGGCGCGAGCGTGGCGCTCGGCGGCGCGCTGGCGGGCTGGGGCGTGTGGGCCCTGGTCTGGGCGCCGATCGCCATGTTCGCGGCGCGCGCGCTGGGCCTGACGATCGCGGCGCGCAGCTGGATGTGGCCGAGCTTCGATTTCCGCGGCGCGGGCTCGATCGCGCGCTACGGCGGCCTTATGGCGGTCGGACAATTGTTCGGCTTCGTGCAGAGCCAGGCCGATATTTTGGTCGCGGGCCGCTGGTTCGACGCGCATCTGGTCGGCATCTACACCACAGCGCTGCTGCTGACGCAGATCTTCAACAACAAGGTCGTGCCGCCGCTCAACGAGGTGGCCTTTGCCGCCTATGCGAGGATGCAGAATGACCGGCTCGCGCTGACCGCGGGCTTCACGCGCTCGACGCGCGCAATCATGGTCGCCGCGATGCCCTTTTTCTTCGGGCTCGCCGCGGTGGCCGAGCCACTTGTGCTCACCCTGCTCGGCGAGAAATGGCGCGAGATCGTGCCGCTGCTCCTGCCGCTGGCGCTCGCCATGCCGTTCTGGACGCTGTTCACTCTGCTCCGGCCTGCAACCGACGCGCTCGGTCGGCCGGGCATCGCATCGGGCAATGCCGCCGCCGGCGCGCTGCTGATGCCCGTCGTGTTCCTGGCAGGGGCGCAATGGGGCATTATCGGGATCGCGTGGGCGTGGATGGTCGCCTATCCGCTGCTGCTCGGTTTTGCCGCCGTGAGGTCGTTGCCGATCATCGGGATCGGATCGATCGCCCTGCTGCGTGCTGTTGCGCCGCCGGTTCTCGCCGCGGCGGTCATGGCCGCGGCGGTGATGCTGGTCGACCGCATGCTGCCCGCGATGCCGCAAGCGTTGCGGCTGGGGGTGCTCGTCGCGACAGGGGGGCCGATCTATTGTCTGTGGCTGTTCCTGTTCGCACGCGAGACGGTGCGCGACCTGATCGCACTGGTGCGGGGCCGACGCATGCCGACCGATGCGGAAGTCGCCGTTTAA